One window of Flavobacteriales bacterium genomic DNA carries:
- a CDS encoding ABC transporter ATP-binding protein: MNTSGLVLEVEKVNKYFHDPVTIQVLKEVSMQVARGEFVSITGKSGCGKSTLLYILSTMDTDYEGELKIDGEPTRKSDHTRLARIRNEKIGFVFQFHYLLTEFSVLHNVMLPGLKLGLKSREEVEHRAMQLLGELGIADQALKGANQISGGQKQRVAIARAMINDPLIIMGDEPTGNLDSRNSDIVFDIFRRIADEHKRSLLIVTHDQDFAARTDRIIEMDDGRVVS; this comes from the coding sequence ATGAACACGAGCGGGCTGGTACTGGAAGTGGAGAAGGTGAACAAGTACTTCCACGACCCTGTGACCATTCAGGTGCTGAAGGAGGTGAGCATGCAGGTGGCCCGTGGTGAATTCGTGAGCATCACCGGCAAGAGCGGCTGCGGCAAGAGCACCTTGCTGTACATCCTCAGCACCATGGACACGGACTACGAGGGTGAGCTGAAGATCGATGGTGAACCCACACGGAAGTCCGATCATACCCGGTTGGCCCGCATCCGCAACGAAAAGATCGGCTTCGTCTTCCAGTTCCACTACCTGCTCACGGAATTCAGCGTGTTGCACAACGTGATGCTTCCCGGGTTAAAGCTGGGCCTGAAGAGCCGCGAGGAAGTGGAGCACCGCGCCATGCAACTGCTGGGCGAACTCGGCATCGCCGACCAAGCGCTCAAAGGAGCCAACCAGATCAGCGGCGGCCAGAAACAGCGGGTGGCCATCGCCCGTGCCATGATCAATGATCCGCTCATCATCATGGGCGATGAGCCCACCGGCAACTTGGACAGCCGGAACAGTGATATCGTCTTCGACATCTTCCGCCGCATCGCCGATGAGCACAAGCGCAGCCTGCTGATCGTTACGCACGACCAGGATTTTGCAGCGCGCACGGACCGCATCATCGAGATGGATGATGGGCGCGTGGTCTCCTAA
- a CDS encoding DUF1569 domain-containing protein, producing the protein MENIFSRSVSDLAIARINRLQADTAPKWGKMNVGQMLAHCNCIYEMVYDPEYAKRHPPPNAFVRTLLKLFLKPVVVGPKPYKRNSRTAPEFLITDERDFTEERERMIAYINRTQELGAAYFEGKHSPSFGALTSAEWNVLFHKHLDHHLRQFGV; encoded by the coding sequence ATGGAAAACATTTTCTCAAGATCCGTTTCGGATCTCGCGATCGCCCGCATTAACCGCTTACAGGCAGATACCGCGCCGAAATGGGGCAAGATGAACGTGGGCCAGATGCTCGCGCATTGCAACTGCATCTATGAGATGGTGTACGACCCGGAGTATGCCAAGCGACATCCGCCGCCCAACGCGTTCGTGCGGACGTTACTGAAGCTCTTCCTCAAACCGGTGGTCGTGGGCCCAAAGCCCTACAAGCGCAACAGCCGGACCGCACCTGAGTTCCTGATCACGGATGAAAGGGACTTCACCGAGGAACGCGAACGTATGATCGCATACATCAACAGGACGCAGGAGCTTGGCGCCGCCTATTTCGAAGGGAAGCACTCACCTTCTTTCGGTGCGTTGACCAGTGCCGAGTGGAACGTGCTTTTCCACAAGCACCTGGACCATCATTTGCGGCAGTTCGGTGTGTGA
- the lysS gene encoding lysine--tRNA ligase: MAETLSEQEANRRTSLQKIRDLGIEPFPAAEFPVTATSKGIAASFKDDAPQQDVALAGRLMSIRIMGKAAFAVLRDGEGDQQIYISRDDIAPGEDKAMYNDFFKKYLDLGDFIGVKGFVFRTRTGEITVHVKELTMLAKSLRPLPTVKTDEEGNVHDAFADPEQRYRMRYVDLIVNRDVKETFLKRARIFDAMRKSFQEAGYIEVDTPVLQAIPGGAAARPFATHHNALDTPFYLRIANELYLKRLIVGGFDGVFEFSRNFRNEGMDRTHNPEFTVMELYVAYKDYRWMMDYIEGVFTAAANAANGAPTATFQGKEISFKAPFKRITMCGAIKEKTGQDVLELDEQTLGELCKKHGIEVTASMGKGKLIDELFSELVQPELIQPTFVMDFPLEMSPLCKKHRDDDRLTERFELFIGGFEVANAYSELNDPIDQRERFEAQLKLMERGDDEAMFIDRDFLRALEYGMPPTSGIGIGMDRLVMLLTDNPAIQEVLLFPQMRPEKFD, from the coding sequence ATGGCAGAGACTTTGAGCGAACAGGAAGCCAATCGCCGGACTTCCCTTCAAAAGATCCGTGACCTCGGGATCGAGCCGTTCCCTGCGGCGGAATTCCCTGTTACCGCAACGAGCAAAGGCATCGCGGCCAGCTTCAAGGATGATGCGCCGCAACAGGACGTCGCCCTGGCCGGCCGTTTGATGAGCATCCGCATCATGGGCAAGGCCGCGTTCGCGGTGCTGCGCGATGGGGAAGGCGACCAGCAGATCTACATCAGCCGCGACGACATCGCCCCCGGCGAGGACAAGGCGATGTACAACGACTTCTTCAAGAAATACTTGGACCTCGGCGACTTCATCGGCGTGAAAGGCTTTGTGTTCCGCACGCGCACCGGCGAGATCACCGTGCATGTGAAGGAGCTGACGATGCTCGCGAAGTCGCTGCGTCCGCTGCCCACCGTGAAGACCGATGAGGAAGGCAACGTTCACGATGCCTTCGCCGACCCCGAGCAGCGCTACCGCATGCGCTATGTGGACCTCATCGTGAACCGCGACGTGAAGGAGACGTTTTTGAAGCGCGCCCGGATCTTCGATGCCATGCGGAAGAGTTTCCAAGAGGCCGGCTATATCGAAGTGGACACGCCCGTGCTGCAGGCCATTCCCGGTGGTGCGGCGGCGCGTCCGTTCGCAACGCACCACAACGCGCTGGACACGCCCTTCTACCTCCGCATTGCTAACGAGCTCTATCTGAAGCGCCTCATCGTGGGCGGCTTCGACGGCGTGTTCGAGTTCAGCCGCAACTTCCGCAACGAGGGCATGGACCGCACCCACAACCCGGAGTTCACCGTGATGGAGCTCTACGTGGCCTACAAGGACTACCGCTGGATGATGGACTACATCGAAGGTGTCTTCACCGCGGCGGCCAACGCCGCCAACGGCGCGCCCACCGCTACCTTCCAGGGCAAGGAGATCAGCTTCAAGGCCCCGTTCAAGCGCATCACCATGTGCGGCGCGATCAAGGAGAAGACCGGCCAGGATGTGCTGGAATTGGATGAACAAACCTTGGGCGAACTCTGTAAAAAACACGGCATCGAGGTGACGGCCAGCATGGGCAAAGGCAAGTTGATCGACGAGCTCTTCAGCGAGCTGGTGCAGCCGGAATTGATCCAGCCCACCTTCGTGATGGACTTCCCCTTGGAGATGAGCCCGCTTTGCAAGAAACACCGCGACGACGACCGCCTTACCGAGCGCTTCGAGCTCTTCATCGGCGGCTTCGAAGTGGCCAATGCCTACAGCGAGCTGAACGACCCCATCGACCAGCGCGAGCGCTTCGAGGCGCAGCTGAAGTTGATGGAGCGCGGCGACGATGAGGCCATGTTCATCGACCGCGATTTTCTTCGCGCGCTGGAGTATGGCATGCCCCCGACAAGTGGCATCGGCATCGGTATGGACCGGCTGGTGATGCTGCTCACGGACAATCCTGCGATCCAGGAGGTGCTGCTGTTCCCGCAGATGCGGCCGGAAAAATTCGACTAA
- a CDS encoding MBOAT family protein, with protein MLFNSTEFLVFFPVVVGLFFALPYKWRWLLLLVASCVFYMAFVPVYILILGFTIGVDYFAGILIERSLGADRKRWLVLSIFANVGVLAIFKYYAFLTGNLEVFLASVGMARHFPDLGILLPIGLSFHTFQSLSYTVEVYRGHVPAERRFGIFALYVMFFPQLVAGPIERPQSLLPQFHARRPFNMDDLTWGLVKMAYGFFKKVVVADRLALFVDPVYADLGSRNSFTILVATVFFAIQIYCDFSGYSDIAIGAARIMGFRLMENFRRPYLSGSVSEFWGRWHISLSSWFRDYLYIPLGGNRVLKWRWYYNLMITFLISGLWHGANWTYVIWGALQGGYLVASIMLGRSSSRMVQAIGLHRVPRVRRAINVSFTFVLVTLAWVFFRATTAKQAFTGLGKLLHFHGPIAFDGVFDNVDNYHFAACMGAIALLVLSYRLPIDLRLKRPRTFIVLTTLIIIVLGRNGGDFIYFQF; from the coding sequence ATGCTCTTCAATTCCACCGAGTTCCTCGTGTTCTTCCCGGTGGTGGTGGGGCTGTTCTTCGCGCTTCCGTACAAGTGGCGCTGGCTGCTGTTACTGGTGGCGAGTTGTGTGTTCTACATGGCTTTCGTGCCGGTGTACATCCTCATTCTGGGCTTCACCATCGGCGTGGATTATTTCGCGGGGATCTTGATCGAACGATCGCTTGGAGCCGACCGGAAACGCTGGCTTGTGCTCAGCATTTTTGCCAACGTCGGTGTGCTCGCGATCTTTAAGTACTACGCTTTCCTCACCGGCAACTTGGAAGTCTTTCTCGCCTCCGTGGGCATGGCCCGGCATTTTCCGGACCTCGGCATCCTGCTACCGATCGGCCTTTCCTTCCATACGTTCCAAAGTCTGAGCTATACCGTTGAGGTGTACCGCGGGCATGTCCCTGCGGAACGGCGCTTCGGCATCTTCGCCCTGTATGTGATGTTCTTTCCACAGTTGGTCGCGGGCCCGATCGAACGGCCACAGTCCCTCTTGCCGCAGTTCCACGCACGCAGACCGTTCAACATGGACGACCTCACGTGGGGCTTGGTGAAGATGGCCTACGGCTTCTTCAAGAAGGTAGTGGTGGCGGACCGGCTGGCGCTCTTCGTGGATCCCGTCTATGCGGACCTGGGCTCGCGCAACAGCTTCACCATTCTTGTCGCCACCGTGTTCTTCGCCATCCAGATCTATTGCGATTTCAGCGGTTATTCGGACATCGCCATCGGTGCCGCGCGGATCATGGGCTTCCGCCTGATGGAGAATTTCCGGAGGCCCTATCTCTCAGGGTCCGTCAGCGAGTTCTGGGGCCGCTGGCACATCAGTCTCAGCAGCTGGTTCCGTGATTACCTCTACATCCCGTTGGGAGGTAACCGTGTGTTGAAATGGCGTTGGTACTACAACCTCATGATCACCTTCCTGATCAGCGGTCTCTGGCACGGCGCCAATTGGACCTACGTGATCTGGGGCGCGCTGCAAGGTGGCTACCTGGTCGCATCGATCATGCTGGGCCGGTCTTCTTCGCGCATGGTGCAAGCGATCGGTCTGCACCGCGTGCCAAGGGTCCGCCGCGCGATCAATGTGAGCTTCACCTTCGTCCTTGTTACGCTGGCATGGGTGTTTTTCCGTGCCACCACGGCGAAGCAGGCTTTCACGGGCTTGGGCAAGTTGCTCCATTTCCATGGGCCGATCGCTTTCGATGGCGTGTTCGACAACGTGGACAACTACCACTTCGCGGCCTGCATGGGCGCCATTGCGCTGCTCGTGCTGAGCTATCGCTTGCCGATCGACCTGCGGCTGAAACGGCCCCGCACATTCATCGTCCTCACTACCTTGATCATCATCGTCCTCGGGCGCAATGGCGGAGACTTCATCTACTTCCAGTTCTAA